A region from the Acidimicrobiales bacterium genome encodes:
- a CDS encoding helix-turn-helix domain-containing protein — MASNPIVWLSTAEAAHRLGITSRTLYRFIDEGQLPAYRFGRVIRLKESEVDEFIESCRIQPGTLEHLYPETVGGRPAERVPGE; from the coding sequence ATGGCTTCGAACCCCATCGTGTGGCTGAGCACGGCCGAGGCCGCCCACCGCCTGGGCATCACCTCGAGGACGCTCTACCGCTTCATCGACGAGGGCCAGCTGCCGGCCTACCGGTTCGGGCGGGTGATCCGGCTGAAGGAGTCCGAGGTCGACGAGTTCATCGAGTCGTGCCGCATCCAGCCAGGGACGCTCGAGCACCTGTACCCCGAGACGGTCGGGGGCCGGCCGGCCGAGCGGGTGCCCGGCGAGTAG
- a CDS encoding PhoH family protein: MPTTSAKITVPGNHLMVGLLGHRDELLRLVEAAFDAHILVRGNEITVEGDDAAKVARLFEELVTLLQSGHALDPANVNRTIDMVKADERPSEVLTAEVLRAAKGRTVRPKSSGQKRYVDAIRDNVITFGLGPAGTGKSWLAVAMAVQALQARQVDRIILTRPAVEAGERLGFLPGDLMAKIDPYLRPLYDALHDMVGTEGASRLIERGTVEVAPLAFMRGRTLNGSFIILDEAQNTTPEQMKMFLTRIGFGSKAVVTGDTTQVDVPGGRSGLGNLERVLTGIDGLTFVHLTSRDVVRHHIVQQIVDAYERAGAAGAGGDRG; the protein is encoded by the coding sequence GTGCCCACCACCTCCGCCAAGATCACCGTCCCCGGCAACCACCTCATGGTGGGCCTGCTCGGTCATCGAGACGAGCTCCTGCGACTCGTCGAGGCGGCCTTCGACGCCCACATCCTGGTGCGGGGCAACGAGATCACCGTCGAGGGGGACGACGCCGCCAAGGTGGCCCGGCTGTTCGAGGAGCTGGTCACCCTGCTCCAGTCCGGCCACGCCCTCGACCCGGCCAACGTGAACCGCACGATCGACATGGTGAAGGCCGACGAGCGGCCCTCCGAGGTGCTCACCGCCGAGGTGCTGCGGGCCGCCAAGGGGCGGACCGTCCGGCCCAAGTCGAGCGGGCAGAAGCGCTACGTCGACGCCATCCGGGACAACGTCATCACCTTCGGCCTCGGCCCGGCCGGCACCGGCAAGAGCTGGCTGGCCGTCGCCATGGCCGTCCAGGCCCTCCAGGCCCGCCAGGTCGACCGCATCATCCTCACCCGGCCGGCCGTGGAGGCCGGCGAGCGCCTCGGGTTCCTCCCCGGCGACCTCATGGCGAAGATCGACCCCTACCTGCGCCCCCTCTACGACGCCCTGCACGACATGGTCGGGACCGAGGGCGCCAGCCGGCTCATCGAGCGGGGGACCGTCGAGGTGGCGCCGCTCGCCTTCATGCGGGGCCGCACCCTGAACGGCAGCTTCATCATCCTCGACGAGGCCCAGAACACGACCCCCGAGCAGATGAAGATGTTCCTCACGAGGATCGGGTTCGGCTCGAAGGCCGTGGTCACCGGCGACACCACCCAGGTCGACGTCCCCGGCGGCCGCAGCGGGCTCGGCAACCTCGAGCGGGTCCTCACCGGCATCGACGGCCTCACGTTCGTGCACCTGACCAGCCGCGACGTGGTGCGCCACCACATCGTCCAACAGATCGTCGACGCCTACGAACGGGCGGGCGCGGCCGGCGCGGGCGGTGACCGCGGGTGA
- a CDS encoding AlpA family phage regulatory protein: MGEKVDVADLVDAAMIASRVGISRSVVYSWTTRHTSFPRPVATFGTVKLWLWPSVEAWLRATGRLGSD; the protein is encoded by the coding sequence GTGGGTGAGAAGGTCGATGTCGCCGACCTCGTCGACGCTGCGATGATCGCCAGCCGCGTCGGCATAAGCCGGAGCGTCGTTTACAGCTGGACGACGCGGCATACCAGCTTCCCGCGCCCGGTCGCCACCTTCGGAACCGTGAAGCTGTGGCTCTGGCCGTCGGTCGAGGCGTGGCTGCGAGCGACCGGGCGGCTCGGCTCCGACTGA
- a CDS encoding DUF3558 family protein — protein MPRRLAASLLVAALALAACSGDGDSDGDGGDGGTAAGETSSSSATTEATSTSAAAGDAAVPASACELVPTDAVNEATGLTLGPGADIGDERRAVCAFNATESGGVGVTVGIEAGGRFDEKAESSRNALGVDGEAVEDLGDEALFFYSDEDAPEGLGGVLVGIGELTVDVTVQGAGDEDATREASVAIARMAAEEL, from the coding sequence ATGCCGCGCCGCCTCGCCGCCTCCCTCCTCGTCGCCGCCCTCGCGCTCGCCGCCTGCTCCGGCGACGGCGACAGCGACGGCGACGGCGGCGACGGCGGCACCGCGGCCGGCGAGACCAGCTCGTCGTCGGCCACCACCGAGGCGACCTCGACCAGCGCGGCGGCCGGCGACGCCGCCGTCCCGGCGTCGGCCTGCGAGCTCGTCCCCACCGACGCCGTGAACGAGGCGACCGGCCTGACCCTCGGGCCCGGTGCCGACATCGGCGACGAGCGGCGGGCCGTGTGCGCGTTCAACGCCACCGAGTCGGGCGGGGTCGGGGTGACGGTCGGGATCGAGGCCGGCGGCCGCTTCGACGAGAAGGCCGAGTCGTCGCGCAACGCGCTCGGGGTCGACGGCGAGGCCGTCGAGGACCTCGGCGACGAGGCGCTGTTCTTCTACAGCGACGAGGACGCGCCCGAGGGGCTCGGCGGCGTGCTGGTCGGCATCGGGGAGCTGACCGTCGACGTCACCGTCCAGGGCGCCGGCGACGAGGACGCCACCCGCGAGGCCTCGGTCGCCATCGCCCGGATGGCGGCCGAGGAGCTGTAG
- a CDS encoding hemolysin family protein — MSGAEILAVVAVVVLLGAAIVMALAETSLTHITRAKASSMEEEGVRGASTLRRLLDHPERVLNPVLLLVLLCHLAIATVVAVVVENRFGAGWVAVAALAELLVIYVVGEAAPKTYALQHTPRAAAAVAPVVGAVAGFPPLRWLTRLLIGISNVLLPGRGRSAGPTVTEEELLAFADVAAEAEVIEDEERALIESIIEFGDTVAREVMVPRPDMISVAASFKIADVMEVVILNGYSRLPVYGEGIDDIVGLVYAKDLMRAERDGRGDLEVRELQRPAQFVPETKRVAELLREMQAEKFHMAIVVDEYGGTAGLVTLEDLIEELVGEIVDEFDVEDPLVEPLPGGDVRVNARMSIDELNDLLHSELPEGDWDTVGGLVYSLLGHVPVEGETVEVDGRTLRAERVQGRRIGRVRITKVASPA; from the coding sequence GTGAGCGGCGCGGAGATCCTCGCCGTCGTCGCCGTCGTCGTCCTGCTCGGCGCGGCGATCGTGATGGCCCTGGCCGAGACCAGCCTCACCCACATCACCAGGGCCAAGGCGTCGTCCATGGAGGAGGAGGGGGTGCGGGGGGCGTCCACCCTGCGCCGCCTGCTCGACCACCCCGAGCGGGTGCTGAACCCGGTCCTCCTGCTCGTGCTGCTCTGCCACCTGGCCATCGCCACGGTCGTGGCCGTCGTGGTCGAGAACCGCTTCGGCGCCGGGTGGGTGGCGGTGGCCGCGCTGGCCGAGCTGCTCGTGATCTACGTGGTCGGCGAGGCCGCCCCGAAGACGTACGCGCTCCAGCACACGCCTCGCGCCGCGGCGGCCGTCGCACCCGTGGTCGGCGCCGTCGCCGGGTTCCCGCCCTTGCGGTGGCTGACCCGGCTGCTCATCGGCATCTCGAACGTCCTCCTCCCCGGCCGGGGCCGCTCGGCCGGGCCGACCGTCACCGAGGAGGAGCTGCTGGCCTTCGCCGACGTGGCCGCCGAGGCCGAGGTCATCGAGGACGAGGAGCGGGCGCTGATCGAGTCGATCATCGAGTTCGGCGACACCGTCGCCCGGGAGGTGATGGTCCCCCGGCCGGACATGATCAGCGTCGCCGCCTCGTTCAAGATCGCCGACGTGATGGAGGTCGTCATCCTCAACGGCTACAGCCGGCTGCCCGTGTACGGCGAGGGGATCGACGACATCGTCGGATTGGTGTACGCGAAGGACCTGATGCGGGCCGAACGGGACGGTCGGGGCGACCTCGAGGTGCGGGAGCTGCAGCGCCCGGCCCAGTTCGTGCCCGAGACCAAGCGGGTGGCCGAGCTGCTGAGGGAGATGCAGGCCGAGAAGTTCCACATGGCGATCGTCGTCGACGAGTACGGCGGCACGGCCGGCCTGGTCACCCTCGAGGACCTCATCGAGGAGCTGGTCGGCGAGATCGTCGACGAGTTCGACGTCGAGGACCCGCTGGTCGAGCCCCTCCCCGGCGGCGACGTGCGGGTCAACGCCCGCATGTCGATCGACGAGCTGAACGACCTGCTCCACTCCGAGCTGCCCGAGGGCGACTGGGACACGGTCGGCGGCCTCGTCTACAGCCTGCTCGGCCACGTGCCGGTCGAGGGCGAGACGGTCGAGGTCGACGGCCGCACCCTGCGGGCCGAGCGG
- a CDS encoding recombinase family protein, producing the protein MQRSAAVYCRISRDAEGEGLGVARQEKDCVAEVKRRGWTLHEVYVDNDLSAYSGKPRPAYCRMMDDVKNGVVNAVVVWAPDRLHRSTRELEDFIDLVDITGCAIVTVSAGVVDLTVPEGRAMARIVGTMARQESEVKSRRLRRKALELAERGRVSGGGNRPFGFNDDRRTIREDEAERIREAARRVLAGDSLYAITADWTAAGVQTSTGVPWSTTSLKSTLTRPRVAGLREYHGTVVGQAEWPAILPEETWRAVSAILNDPSRRRTHPRRAYLLTGGLSVCGECGAPLSAAPRHERTGYKRAYACKKERHGGCGGVSVLADSLEELVVDLVLAAFDSPEFVAAVRRAEAGGEDEAVLASIREDEARLDDLGRMWADGQIDQRGWVAASERINARLVESRARLARIAKRPASAIGDPAVLRAAWPDMSLDRQRSVIGTIVKAVVLHRADRPRTRFNPDRVEIRWRY; encoded by the coding sequence ATGCAACGGAGCGCCGCGGTCTACTGCCGGATCAGCCGGGATGCCGAAGGCGAGGGCCTCGGCGTCGCCCGCCAGGAGAAGGACTGCGTGGCCGAAGTCAAGCGCCGCGGCTGGACGCTCCACGAGGTCTACGTCGACAACGACCTCTCGGCCTACTCAGGAAAGCCGCGGCCGGCCTACTGCCGCATGATGGACGACGTGAAGAACGGCGTCGTGAACGCCGTCGTCGTGTGGGCGCCCGACCGGCTCCACCGCTCCACGCGGGAGCTGGAGGACTTCATCGACCTGGTCGACATCACCGGCTGCGCCATCGTTACGGTGAGTGCTGGTGTTGTCGACCTCACCGTCCCCGAGGGTCGGGCAATGGCACGGATCGTCGGGACGATGGCGAGGCAGGAGTCCGAGGTCAAGTCGCGGCGGCTGCGCAGGAAGGCGCTTGAACTTGCCGAGCGCGGCCGGGTGAGCGGAGGCGGGAACCGGCCCTTCGGGTTCAACGACGACCGACGCACCATCCGGGAGGACGAGGCCGAGCGCATCCGCGAGGCCGCCCGCCGCGTGCTGGCCGGGGACTCCCTCTACGCCATCACGGCCGACTGGACGGCCGCCGGTGTCCAGACCTCGACCGGTGTTCCGTGGTCCACGACGAGCCTCAAGTCGACGCTGACCCGCCCTCGTGTCGCCGGCCTGCGCGAGTACCACGGGACCGTGGTCGGCCAGGCCGAATGGCCGGCGATCCTCCCGGAAGAGACGTGGCGGGCAGTGTCGGCCATCCTCAACGACCCGTCACGGAGACGGACCCACCCCCGACGCGCCTACCTGCTGACCGGCGGCCTGTCGGTCTGCGGCGAATGCGGGGCGCCTCTGTCCGCAGCGCCTCGCCACGAGCGCACCGGCTACAAGCGTGCGTACGCCTGCAAGAAGGAGCGCCACGGCGGCTGCGGCGGCGTCTCGGTCTTGGCCGACTCGCTCGAGGAGCTGGTCGTGGATCTCGTGCTGGCCGCCTTCGACTCGCCCGAGTTCGTCGCCGCCGTGCGCCGTGCGGAGGCGGGGGGAGAGGACGAGGCCGTGCTCGCCTCGATCCGTGAGGACGAAGCCCGACTGGACGACCTCGGCCGAATGTGGGCCGACGGCCAGATCGACCAGCGCGGATGGGTGGCGGCCAGCGAGCGCATCAATGCCCGGCTCGTGGAGAGCCGAGCCCGTCTCGCCCGGATCGCCAAGCGTCCGGCGTCGGCCATCGGCGATCCTGCGGTGCTCCGGGCCGCTTGGCCGGACATGTCGCTTGACCGGCAGCGGTCCGTGATCGGGACCATCGTGAAGGCCGTCGTCCTCCACCGGGCCGACCGGCCCCGCACGCGGTTCAACCCTGATCGGGTCGAAATCCGCTGGCGGTACTGA
- a CDS encoding SAF domain-containing protein codes for MAGTTRTAEAVISDGTARAGGNGTRRTIRGRRALPGGRAVLGGLLVAVAAVGTFAAYGNATAGPSTSYAVATADLPAGHRVEPADLELRRMDLPASVAGRAFTSADAVVGAVTLAPLAAGELVQAGALVPPGGAPAPAAELSFAVPVDRAVNGTLRPGERVDVLATYGTGGAAHTMVVVRGALLLADDEGEQAIGASTRVLTLALEDPDDVVRVTHAVRAGEVTVVRATTASGATGTIDDYRPGEDG; via the coding sequence GTGGCGGGAACCACACGGACGGCGGAAGCCGTCATAAGCGACGGGACGGCGCGCGCCGGCGGGAACGGCACGAGGAGGACGATCAGGGGCCGGCGGGCCCTCCCCGGTGGGCGGGCGGTCCTCGGCGGCCTGCTCGTGGCGGTCGCCGCCGTCGGCACGTTCGCGGCGTACGGGAACGCCACCGCCGGCCCGTCGACCTCGTACGCGGTCGCCACGGCCGACCTCCCGGCCGGGCACCGGGTCGAGCCGGCCGACCTGGAGCTGCGGCGGATGGACCTGCCGGCCAGCGTGGCCGGGCGGGCGTTCACGTCGGCCGACGCCGTGGTCGGCGCCGTCACCCTGGCCCCGCTCGCGGCCGGGGAGCTCGTCCAGGCCGGCGCGCTCGTCCCGCCGGGCGGCGCGCCGGCGCCGGCGGCCGAGCTCTCCTTCGCCGTCCCCGTCGACCGGGCCGTGAACGGCACCCTGCGCCCCGGCGAGCGGGTCGACGTCCTCGCCACCTACGGCACCGGCGGGGCGGCGCACACGATGGTCGTCGTCCGGGGCGCGCTGCTGCTGGCCGACGACGAGGGCGAGCAGGCCATCGGGGCCAGCACCCGCGTGCTCACCCTCGCCCTCGAGGACCCCGACGACGTCGTCCGGGTCACCCACGCCGTGCGGGCCGGCGAGGTCACCGTCGTCCGGGCGACGACGGCGTCGGGCGCCACCGGGACCATCGACGACTACCGCCCCGGAGAGGACGGCTGA
- the ybeY gene encoding rRNA maturation RNase YbeY codes for MTRSTPPPRRRQGPDDGTLEVFAADEQDAEPVDPGRWSDLARAVLEAKGVRGDAELSLLFVDEATMAGLNQRFMGEDGPTDVLAFPIDEGWSEPGRWPDAGTTGPDREPLEPADAPILLGDVVICPAVARRNAGEHGVTYEDELALLVVHGVLHVLGQDHAEPDEAAAMQAEESDLLARFHRGEGDG; via the coding sequence GTGACCCGCTCCACCCCGCCACCACGCCGCCGCCAGGGGCCCGACGACGGCACCCTGGAGGTCTTCGCCGCCGACGAGCAGGACGCCGAGCCCGTCGACCCCGGGCGCTGGAGCGACCTCGCCCGCGCCGTGCTCGAGGCCAAGGGCGTGCGGGGCGACGCCGAGCTGTCCCTCCTTTTCGTGGACGAGGCGACGATGGCCGGGCTGAACCAGCGGTTCATGGGGGAGGACGGGCCCACGGACGTGCTCGCCTTCCCGATCGACGAGGGCTGGAGCGAGCCCGGGCGGTGGCCCGACGCGGGCACGACCGGGCCCGACCGTGAGCCGCTCGAACCGGCCGACGCCCCGATCCTGCTCGGCGACGTCGTCATCTGCCCGGCCGTGGCCCGCCGCAACGCCGGCGAGCACGGGGTGACCTACGAGGACGAGCTGGCCCTGCTCGTCGTCCACGGCGTGCTCCACGTGCTCGGCCAGGACCACGCCGAGCCCGACGAGGCGGCCGCCATGCAGGCCGAGGAGAGCGACCTCCTGGCCCGCTTCCACCGGGGCGAGGGGGACGGGTGA